The following are from one region of the Thermoproteus uzoniensis 768-20 genome:
- a CDS encoding thiolase domain-containing protein, with product MVLAYLVAAGMSRIGRREETSRELVVEAFKEVLDAVDPSSIEAIYVGVQSEVYEHQIMYGALVAEALGLLPKEAYRVEACAAAGALALHNAVMAVRSGLVDVALAVGVEKMTAKSTEEVTDALMAASDIVDQLSGVTIPAHYALIARRYMRQYGATEEDLCAVAVKNHRHALENPKAHFRKAITVEDCLNSKPVATPLKLYDSAPISDGAAVAVVASERAARRLTDTPVKILASAVATDTLSASQRDDMTWPAAVWEAAQRAYRQAGVGPGDVQVAEVHDAFTINEILMYEALGFAERGKGYLLIREGQTYIGGKIPVNPDGGLKARGHPIGATGLAQIYELYLQLTGRAGKRSTNAELGIAVNEGGVNSTAVVHILAV from the coding sequence GTGGTCTTGGCCTACCTAGTGGCGGCCGGCATGTCCAGAATAGGGAGGCGGGAGGAGACATCGCGCGAGCTGGTCGTCGAGGCGTTCAAGGAAGTCCTCGACGCGGTCGACCCCTCGTCCATAGAGGCGATCTACGTGGGCGTTCAGTCCGAGGTCTACGAACACCAGATAATGTACGGCGCGTTGGTGGCGGAGGCGCTGGGCCTACTGCCCAAGGAGGCCTATAGGGTAGAGGCCTGCGCGGCCGCGGGGGCTCTGGCCCTCCACAACGCCGTGATGGCCGTGAGGTCCGGCCTAGTCGACGTGGCTCTGGCCGTAGGCGTCGAGAAGATGACTGCGAAGTCCACCGAGGAGGTCACCGACGCGTTGATGGCGGCCAGCGATATTGTGGACCAGCTCAGCGGCGTCACTATACCCGCCCACTACGCCCTCATAGCCAGGAGGTACATGCGCCAGTACGGCGCGACGGAGGAGGATCTGTGCGCGGTCGCCGTGAAGAACCACAGACACGCCCTCGAGAACCCCAAGGCCCATTTCAGGAAGGCCATCACGGTCGAGGACTGCCTCAACAGCAAGCCCGTGGCCACCCCCCTCAAGCTCTACGACTCCGCCCCCATAAGCGACGGCGCCGCCGTGGCTGTGGTGGCTTCCGAGAGGGCCGCGAGGAGGCTGACCGATACGCCCGTGAAGATTCTGGCCTCGGCCGTGGCCACAGACACCTTGAGCGCATCCCAGAGAGATGACATGACTTGGCCCGCGGCTGTCTGGGAGGCGGCGCAGAGGGCCTACAGACAGGCCGGCGTGGGGCCTGGCGACGTGCAGGTCGCCGAGGTCCACGACGCCTTCACCATAAACGAGATATTGATGTACGAGGCCTTGGGCTTCGCCGAGAGGGGGAAGGGGTATCTGCTGATAAGGGAGGGCCAGACCTACATAGGGGGCAAAATACCCGTCAACCCCGACGGAGGCCTCAAGGCGAGGGGACACCCCATAGGGGCCACCGGCCTCGCCCAAATATACGAGCTGTACCTCCAGCTCACGGGGAGAGCCGGGAAGAGGTCGACCAACGCCGAGCTGGGGATAGCGGTCAACGAAGGCGGCGTCAACTCGACGGCGGTTGTCCACATACTGGCGGTATGA
- a CDS encoding zinc-binding dehydrogenase: protein MRAAVLHKHNEPLVVEEVDVGRPREGEVRLAVRSAGVCHSDLYVLEGATPVPPPVVPGHEAVAEVVEVGPGVSWLQPGDVVVTSFIWPCGRCRNCARGMENLCERFSEVRLKGVLLDGTTRLRLRRTGEELRVFLGGLWAEEAVVPASAVAKLPKPLRDRPEMAMLGCAYLTAYGAVVNSGSVQPGDVVAVVGTGGVGLAAVQVAKAVGAEVIAIGRNPEKLKLAREMGAHAVDVRDGAVEAVRALTGGRGADVVIEAVGSDSTVDLSVEIAAPGGRVVLVGLMPVGKRAPLHVARVVRGGIAVVGSYGARPRVDLPKVVALAEKGVLRPELLARDFYKLDQINEAVEALRSGRSIRPIVLP from the coding sequence ATGCGGGCGGCCGTACTGCACAAGCACAACGAGCCCCTCGTCGTTGAGGAGGTCGACGTGGGGCGGCCGCGGGAGGGCGAGGTGAGGCTGGCCGTTAGGTCGGCCGGGGTCTGCCACAGCGATTTGTACGTGCTGGAGGGCGCGACGCCAGTGCCTCCGCCTGTCGTGCCCGGTCACGAGGCTGTGGCGGAGGTGGTCGAGGTGGGGCCCGGCGTGTCTTGGCTCCAGCCTGGCGACGTCGTGGTGACCAGCTTCATATGGCCGTGCGGCAGATGCAGGAACTGCGCCAGGGGCATGGAGAACTTGTGCGAGAGGTTCTCAGAGGTGAGGCTCAAGGGAGTCCTCCTCGACGGCACGACTAGGCTCAGGCTGAGGCGGACGGGGGAGGAGTTGAGGGTGTTTCTGGGAGGGCTCTGGGCCGAGGAGGCTGTAGTCCCGGCGTCTGCCGTGGCGAAGTTGCCCAAGCCGCTCCGCGACAGGCCCGAGATGGCCATGTTGGGCTGCGCGTACTTGACCGCGTACGGGGCCGTGGTGAACTCGGGCTCGGTGCAGCCCGGCGACGTGGTGGCGGTGGTGGGCACCGGCGGCGTGGGGCTCGCGGCTGTGCAGGTGGCTAAGGCTGTGGGGGCTGAGGTTATCGCTATTGGGAGGAACCCGGAGAAGCTGAAGCTGGCCAGAGAGATGGGGGCCCACGCCGTCGACGTGAGGGACGGCGCGGTGGAGGCGGTGAGGGCGCTGACCGGCGGGAGGGGGGCCGACGTGGTGATCGAGGCGGTCGGCTCGGACTCCACGGTGGATCTCTCGGTGGAGATCGCGGCCCCCGGCGGCAGAGTCGTCCTCGTGGGCCTCATGCCTGTGGGCAAGAGGGCGCCGCTACACGTGGCGAGGGTGGTCAGAGGGGGCATAGCAGTCGTGGGTAGCTACGGCGCGAGGCCGAGGGTGGATCTGCCCAAGGTGGTGGCGCTCGCCGAGAAGGGGGTTTTGAGGCCGGAGCTCCTCGCGAGGGATTTCTACAAGCTGGACCAGATAAACGAGGCCGTGGAGGCCCTACGGAGCGGCAGATCCATAAGGCCGATCGTGTTGCCGTGA
- a CDS encoding acyl-CoA dehydrogenase family protein yields MYSYPQLSEEHSLVRKTAREFAERRVAPLARRIDEGEYPRELLREMGELGLLAPHIPQEYGGAGLDFRSMVVAVEEIAKASPALATVMEVQGSMIAWNLYHYASEQAREKWLEDAAKGRKIIAFALSEPCCGSDAAAIQTRAEKRGGEWAINGVKLWITSGLYADAYLVAARTGPPELRHKSISLFLVERSPCVEVSPVKVMGVHGTGTAEVKLNDCRVGDEALVGRLNEGFQVVLDDLNNGRTCVGAIGLGIAEAAFAEAYAYTKKRTAFGKPIADFQIVQHYLANIHAQTEAVKHVVYTAALYRDTKDPAFPMYAQLAKVLASRLAVDATRTAMQVMGGFGYSTDSKVEMLYRDAKATEIYEGANEVIMNTIYRFLEKFSP; encoded by the coding sequence ATGTATAGCTACCCCCAGCTCTCCGAGGAGCACTCCCTCGTGAGGAAGACGGCGAGGGAATTCGCCGAGAGGAGGGTCGCCCCCCTCGCGAGGCGGATAGACGAGGGCGAGTACCCCCGCGAGCTCCTCAGAGAGATGGGCGAGCTGGGCCTCCTGGCCCCCCACATACCGCAGGAATACGGCGGCGCCGGCCTAGACTTCAGGAGCATGGTCGTGGCGGTGGAGGAGATAGCCAAGGCAAGCCCCGCGCTCGCCACAGTGATGGAGGTGCAGGGCTCCATGATAGCCTGGAACCTCTACCACTACGCCAGCGAGCAGGCGAGGGAGAAGTGGCTGGAGGACGCGGCCAAGGGGCGGAAGATAATCGCCTTCGCCCTCTCCGAGCCCTGCTGCGGCTCGGACGCCGCCGCGATACAGACGAGGGCCGAGAAGAGGGGAGGGGAGTGGGCCATAAACGGCGTGAAGCTGTGGATAACGTCCGGCCTATACGCAGACGCCTACCTGGTGGCCGCCAGGACGGGGCCGCCCGAGCTGAGGCACAAGTCCATAAGCCTATTCCTCGTCGAGAGGTCGCCCTGCGTCGAGGTCTCGCCGGTCAAGGTCATGGGCGTCCACGGCACGGGCACCGCCGAGGTCAAGCTCAACGACTGCAGAGTGGGCGACGAGGCCCTCGTGGGCAGACTCAACGAGGGGTTCCAGGTAGTGCTGGACGACTTAAACAATGGCAGGACCTGCGTGGGCGCCATAGGGCTGGGCATAGCCGAGGCCGCCTTCGCCGAGGCCTACGCCTACACCAAGAAGCGCACGGCCTTCGGGAAGCCCATCGCAGACTTCCAGATAGTCCAGCACTACCTCGCCAACATACACGCCCAGACCGAGGCCGTCAAGCACGTGGTCTACACCGCCGCGCTGTATAGGGACACGAAAGACCCAGCATTCCCCATGTACGCGCAGCTCGCCAAAGTGCTGGCGTCCCGCCTGGCCGTCGACGCCACGAGGACCGCCATGCAGGTCATGGGAGGCTTCGGCTACTCCACAGACTCTAAAGTCGAGATGCTCTACAGAGACGCCAAGGCCACCGAGATATACGAGGGGGCCAACGAAGTCATAATGAATACTATATACAGATTCTTGGAGAAGTTCAGCCCGTAA
- a CDS encoding acyl-CoA dehydrogenase family protein yields the protein MEFSISGEDKMFLESVRAFAEREIAPRWVDIDERRWPIEEVAAKLGEAGLLGIPLSSKYGGQDGTFLQAALAVEELAYADPSLATPVYVLLETAWPFIVQRYGRDEVKEEVLPEVAKGRAFIGIGSTEPQGGSDVASFQTKAVRDGGVWRLYGEKNMVTGVTTVLNLPYGGGLVAITRTGRLEDKHRGITVFLALLKRRGQRAEGFEHRDWEEIGRHGLPTGYLRLEGLPVEDRFMLGELNGGFKIAMEGFDLARTIIGAASVGAARWLLDRGLEWIRQRAVFGKPIASYQAVSFKFAELYARLEAARLAVYKAAWIADRIYRGDSAFSIKDIATAGAVAKYLAVSLAVETALEVMKWFGGASYFKETNVARVLLGTLSYYVGAEGAENIMKLIIARNVVGRDYV from the coding sequence ATGGAGTTCTCAATATCTGGAGAAGACAAGATGTTCCTGGAGTCGGTGAGGGCATTCGCCGAGAGGGAAATAGCGCCTAGGTGGGTCGACATAGACGAGAGGCGGTGGCCCATAGAGGAGGTCGCGGCGAAGCTGGGCGAGGCGGGCCTTCTGGGGATCCCCCTCAGCTCTAAATACGGCGGGCAGGACGGCACGTTCCTCCAGGCGGCGCTCGCGGTAGAGGAGCTGGCCTACGCCGACCCCTCCCTGGCCACCCCCGTCTACGTCTTGCTGGAGACTGCCTGGCCCTTCATAGTGCAGAGGTACGGGAGGGACGAAGTCAAGGAGGAGGTCCTGCCCGAGGTGGCGAAGGGGAGGGCCTTTATAGGGATAGGCTCCACCGAGCCGCAAGGCGGCAGCGACGTGGCGTCTTTCCAGACAAAGGCCGTGAGGGACGGCGGAGTCTGGAGGCTCTACGGGGAGAAGAACATGGTGACGGGCGTCACCACCGTCCTCAACCTGCCCTACGGAGGAGGGCTCGTGGCCATAACCAGGACGGGGCGCCTCGAGGACAAGCACAGGGGCATAACCGTGTTCCTAGCGTTGTTGAAGAGGAGGGGGCAACGCGCCGAGGGCTTCGAGCACAGAGACTGGGAGGAGATCGGGCGCCACGGCCTGCCGACCGGGTACTTGAGGCTGGAGGGACTCCCGGTGGAGGACCGCTTCATGCTGGGCGAGCTAAACGGGGGCTTCAAGATAGCCATGGAGGGCTTCGACCTCGCGAGGACCATAATCGGCGCCGCGTCGGTCGGGGCGGCCAGATGGCTCCTCGACAGAGGCCTCGAGTGGATAAGGCAGAGGGCCGTCTTCGGCAAGCCCATAGCGTCCTACCAAGCGGTCTCCTTCAAATTCGCCGAGCTCTACGCGAGGCTTGAGGCCGCGCGCCTGGCCGTATACAAGGCGGCGTGGATCGCCGACAGGATATACAGAGGCGACTCGGCCTTCTCCATAAAGGACATAGCGACCGCCGGCGCCGTGGCCAAATACTTGGCCGTGAGCCTCGCCGTCGAGACGGCGCTTGAGGTCATGAAGTGGTTCGGCGGGGCCTCGTACTTCAAGGAGACGAACGTCGCGAGGGTCCTCCTGGGGACCCTCTCGTACTACGTAGGGGCCGAGGGGGCCGAGAACATAATGAAGCTAATAATAGCCAGAAACGTGGTGGGGAGGGACTATGTATAG
- a CDS encoding ATPase domain-containing protein, which yields MSRKKGGEDWLDQLEAGPATRRRLEELGVVSLEHLVEFTVDELVDAGIEPSTAERLLARARELLGRRPKAAKASELLKAQYKAVKTGVAELDEKSPWGGLREGFIFEFAGEFGAGKSMLAHQIAVKSIAEGFGDAVYIDTEGTFSPALAERMARRFGADPAAVLDKIFVYVPDNVSALEAFVKSELPAHLKEGARTVVVDTITALYRAEFVGRESLAERQQRLHYLVDWFRRHTRVFNALVVFTNQVMDVPEAFMTGLKRPAGGNVLAHAVNARFMMARPSKQKPEGHMWPLDVPGMPPDVKIQYRLADDGLY from the coding sequence ATGTCTAGGAAGAAGGGGGGCGAGGACTGGCTGGATCAGCTGGAGGCGGGCCCCGCCACGAGGAGGAGGCTGGAGGAGCTGGGCGTCGTCTCGCTGGAGCACCTCGTGGAGTTCACGGTGGACGAGCTGGTGGACGCCGGGATTGAGCCGTCGACGGCCGAGAGGCTGTTGGCCAGAGCCAGGGAGCTTCTGGGGAGGAGGCCCAAGGCGGCTAAGGCCTCCGAGCTCTTGAAGGCTCAGTACAAGGCTGTCAAGACCGGCGTGGCGGAGCTGGACGAGAAGTCGCCGTGGGGAGGGCTGAGGGAGGGCTTCATATTCGAGTTCGCGGGGGAGTTCGGCGCGGGGAAGTCCATGTTGGCCCACCAAATAGCGGTCAAGTCCATCGCGGAGGGCTTCGGCGACGCGGTCTACATAGACACCGAGGGGACCTTCAGCCCCGCCCTCGCCGAGAGGATGGCGAGGAGGTTCGGGGCCGATCCGGCCGCCGTACTCGACAAGATATTTGTATACGTGCCGGACAACGTGTCGGCCCTAGAGGCCTTCGTCAAGTCCGAGCTCCCGGCGCACCTCAAGGAGGGGGCCAGGACGGTGGTGGTGGACACAATAACGGCGCTCTACAGGGCGGAGTTCGTGGGGAGGGAGAGCTTGGCCGAGAGGCAACAGAGGCTCCACTACCTCGTGGACTGGTTCAGGAGACACACCAGGGTCTTCAACGCCCTCGTGGTCTTCACGAACCAGGTGATGGACGTCCCCGAGGCCTTCATGACGGGCCTCAAGAGGCCCGCCGGGGGGAACGTGCTGGCCCACGCCGTGAACGCCCGCTTCATGATGGCGAGGCCCTCCAAGCAGAAGCCGGAAGGCCACATGTGGCCTCTCGACGTGCCCGGCATGCCTCCCGACGTCAAGATACAATACCGCCTAGCCGACGACGGGCTGTACTAA
- the ppcA gene encoding phosphoenolpyruvate carboxylase encodes MVPRLMCTQHPDTTVKITAGEEVDEALVAYTAYGCEEVMVDYEGKTTPFSQPKEIVMKAYAAGVKLGEKFFITPRLPNPKLEDFDRAMLALEAAVVANYFSEKYMGTQAVKWVVLPMVEDLDTVLLVSRMLRKKVQAYREETGLDLSDIEVIPLIEDAYAQLKFESLLAEIAKERGEGPVRLFLGKSDSAVKYGHIASALAIAAVLSRARKAEEMGVRILPILGMGSPPFRGALNNYMLAHLEVFQYSGYHTATIQSAVRYDVSYDDYIKVKDSILNACCVSPRKVEGVEGLIGEAAASYKALVAKYVNVLVEVARLVPSTRDRVSWKIYGRQFLTQDGAVNMPRAIVYTSAWYAMGLPPIYLDAPYVVRLAKEDKLDEVLKALPTLRKEWEYDSEFFDEEVAARYLGEEVVRTVKEAMDYMGISPRESAAYKALLRMPRSESNVIAMGKYRKFLG; translated from the coding sequence ATGGTCCCCCGCCTCATGTGCACGCAACATCCCGACACGACGGTGAAGATAACCGCGGGCGAGGAGGTCGACGAGGCGCTCGTCGCCTACACCGCGTACGGCTGCGAGGAGGTCATGGTGGACTACGAGGGCAAGACCACGCCGTTTAGCCAGCCCAAGGAGATCGTCATGAAGGCCTACGCGGCGGGGGTCAAGCTGGGGGAGAAGTTCTTCATAACCCCCCGCCTGCCCAACCCCAAGCTGGAGGACTTCGACCGCGCCATGCTGGCGCTGGAGGCCGCCGTAGTCGCCAACTACTTCTCCGAGAAGTATATGGGGACTCAAGCCGTCAAGTGGGTCGTCCTGCCCATGGTGGAGGACCTAGACACCGTCCTCCTCGTGAGCCGCATGTTGAGGAAGAAGGTGCAGGCGTACCGCGAGGAGACGGGGCTCGACCTCTCGGACATAGAGGTGATACCCCTCATAGAGGACGCCTACGCCCAGCTGAAGTTCGAGTCCCTGCTGGCGGAGATAGCCAAGGAGAGGGGGGAGGGGCCCGTGAGGCTTTTCCTCGGGAAGTCCGACTCGGCGGTTAAGTACGGCCATATAGCCTCGGCGCTGGCGATAGCCGCCGTGCTCTCCAGGGCCAGGAAGGCGGAGGAGATGGGCGTGAGGATACTCCCCATATTGGGCATGGGGTCGCCGCCCTTCAGAGGCGCCCTCAACAACTACATGCTGGCGCACCTGGAGGTCTTCCAGTACTCGGGCTACCACACGGCCACGATACAATCCGCCGTCAGATACGACGTGTCCTACGACGACTATATCAAGGTCAAGGACTCCATACTCAACGCGTGTTGCGTCTCCCCCCGCAAGGTGGAGGGGGTGGAGGGGCTCATAGGGGAGGCCGCCGCGAGCTACAAGGCGCTTGTGGCCAAGTACGTGAACGTGCTCGTGGAGGTGGCGCGGCTCGTGCCCTCGACGAGGGACAGAGTGAGCTGGAAGATCTACGGCCGGCAGTTCTTGACGCAAGACGGCGCGGTCAACATGCCCCGCGCCATAGTCTACACGTCTGCTTGGTACGCCATGGGGCTTCCCCCCATATACCTCGACGCCCCCTACGTCGTGAGGCTGGCCAAGGAGGACAAGCTCGACGAGGTCTTGAAGGCCCTCCCCACCTTGAGGAAGGAGTGGGAGTACGACTCCGAGTTCTTCGACGAGGAGGTCGCGGCGAGGTATCTGGGCGAGGAGGTGGTGCGGACGGTGAAGGAGGCCATGGACTACATGGGGATTAGCCCTAGGGAGAGCGCCGCCTACAAGGCGCTCTTGAGGATGCCCAGGAGCGAGTCCAACGTCATAGCCATGGGCAAGTACAGGAAGTTCCTGGGGTGA
- a CDS encoding peptidase C14, producing the protein MRAGLVALVVLLLISLVVNAQQITTLGIRVSMPAPLPSQQFPAAIVDFTGMVRHELYLNDMFYITFDLTQYQGTYFVVIKQIGGPGSPAEVAYGDVQGGYIYGYPMEIVQPIYEGQTYTFEIDLYNQNGAFVGSATVSYVEKWCPDVTIDGVQLTPSTPVGGGNVQVAVTLTNDGEESWRYHVSVYSQGGALTKTSQDVTIGAGSTTTVTLTVPVSATYTATTDTMVVDVSCDNGAWHFTRSYQINIMPARPGPFVISAPTVQARLGQPVTFTLSLTNQGSDAQPISLTFSTGSASFNLPSTLPGGTTTNVPVTFTPTMPGVYKVTVTLTYKSPITGQTYQDTGSFTVEVYAELAVNAVDQNGNPVQITPNIAGNNTSVAWLLPGTYTVSVPQIVDLGGGARLVFVGWQGGGTSPSTTVTLNGNTQLTAVYKEQYQVVLDLSPALSSQTYWVDAGSSFTPQAPSHVDITQDSRWALEGFQVAGQQIGPGQAITVTGPLTIKAVWVKEYKITVSCGQVACINGQSQYVQWAQEGSTLSITLAQIVNVNSRTRWVLSGSPTISFTVTGPQTITPNYVEEYYVNFGYAVKTASGISSTTVVTGAWIESGNTVTIPTNQLEPPGGPGVKYVFSGYLVGNTPISGPQSGQTITVTGPVDVYAVWDKYYYLNVTTPVGTAQGGGWYLADSYATVSVGQTTYGFLVYQRFVKWVASDGSVYTDPTITIKVDKPLTLTAVWAQDFTQAAILGGGLAAAGTAFWKRDFITRTLSRTFMKTRSKTRVELEDVDKTHTWVAGEKKESNDNE; encoded by the coding sequence ATGAGGGCGGGCTTGGTCGCGCTGGTCGTGCTTTTGCTCATATCATTAGTTGTAAACGCCCAACAAATAACTACACTAGGTATCCGGGTCTCTATGCCTGCGCCGCTACCGAGTCAGCAATTTCCCGCCGCTATCGTAGACTTCACAGGTATGGTAAGGCACGAGCTCTATCTGAACGATATGTTCTATATAACATTTGATTTGACCCAGTACCAGGGGACCTACTTTGTTGTAATTAAGCAAATCGGAGGCCCCGGAAGCCCGGCCGAAGTAGCCTATGGGGATGTACAGGGCGGGTACATCTATGGTTATCCTATGGAGATAGTCCAGCCAATATATGAAGGCCAGACATACACCTTCGAGATAGATCTCTACAACCAAAACGGCGCGTTCGTGGGATCCGCCACGGTGAGCTACGTAGAGAAGTGGTGTCCCGACGTGACCATAGACGGCGTACAGCTGACTCCCTCGACGCCCGTAGGCGGCGGCAACGTGCAGGTGGCCGTGACCCTCACCAACGACGGCGAGGAGTCTTGGAGGTACCATGTAAGCGTCTATTCGCAAGGCGGGGCCCTCACGAAGACCTCGCAAGATGTCACCATAGGGGCCGGCTCCACGACGACAGTGACGTTGACGGTCCCCGTGAGCGCTACCTACACGGCGACCACCGACACCATGGTGGTCGACGTCTCATGCGACAACGGCGCCTGGCACTTCACCAGGAGCTACCAGATAAATATAATGCCGGCGAGGCCCGGGCCCTTCGTTATATCGGCCCCGACAGTGCAGGCCAGGTTGGGCCAGCCCGTCACCTTCACCCTCTCCTTGACGAACCAAGGCTCCGACGCCCAGCCCATATCGCTCACCTTCAGCACCGGCTCCGCCAGTTTTAACCTGCCGTCTACACTACCCGGCGGCACCACGACGAACGTGCCCGTCACATTCACGCCCACTATGCCGGGCGTATACAAGGTGACGGTGACCCTCACGTATAAATCGCCGATAACCGGTCAGACCTACCAAGACACGGGCTCCTTCACAGTTGAGGTGTACGCCGAGCTGGCCGTCAACGCAGTGGATCAAAACGGCAATCCGGTCCAGATAACCCCCAACATAGCCGGCAACAACACCTCCGTAGCCTGGCTACTCCCCGGCACTTATACCGTCTCTGTCCCCCAGATAGTCGACCTCGGCGGCGGGGCCCGCTTGGTCTTCGTCGGGTGGCAAGGCGGCGGCACCTCGCCGTCGACTACTGTGACGCTTAACGGCAACACGCAACTTACCGCCGTATATAAGGAGCAGTACCAGGTAGTGCTCGACCTCTCTCCGGCGCTTTCGTCCCAGACCTACTGGGTAGACGCCGGCTCCTCCTTCACGCCACAAGCCCCGTCGCATGTGGATATAACCCAGGACTCGCGTTGGGCCCTTGAGGGCTTCCAAGTCGCCGGGCAACAGATAGGGCCGGGCCAAGCCATCACGGTGACTGGGCCCCTCACGATAAAGGCGGTGTGGGTCAAGGAGTACAAGATAACCGTGTCCTGCGGCCAGGTGGCTTGCATAAACGGGCAGAGCCAGTACGTGCAGTGGGCCCAGGAGGGCTCCACCTTATCGATAACTCTGGCTCAGATTGTGAATGTTAACTCGCGCACGCGCTGGGTCCTCTCGGGATCGCCCACGATCTCCTTCACCGTCACGGGTCCCCAGACCATAACGCCGAACTACGTCGAGGAGTACTACGTCAACTTCGGCTACGCGGTGAAGACGGCGTCCGGCATATCGAGCACCACGGTAGTCACCGGCGCCTGGATAGAGTCAGGCAACACGGTCACTATACCCACTAACCAGCTGGAGCCGCCCGGAGGCCCCGGCGTGAAGTACGTCTTCTCGGGATATCTCGTGGGCAACACGCCGATTAGCGGGCCGCAGAGCGGCCAGACTATCACCGTGACGGGCCCCGTTGATGTATACGCCGTATGGGACAAGTACTACTACCTAAACGTCACCACGCCGGTGGGGACTGCTCAAGGCGGCGGTTGGTACCTCGCGGACAGCTACGCCACGGTGTCGGTGGGCCAGACGACCTACGGCTTCCTGGTATATCAACGCTTCGTCAAGTGGGTCGCCAGCGACGGTAGCGTCTATACCGATCCCACCATCACCATAAAGGTGGACAAGCCGCTCACGCTGACCGCCGTGTGGGCGCAAGACTTCACGCAGGCGGCCATATTGGGAGGAGGCCTCGCGGCGGCCGGCACGGCGTTCTGGAAGCGCGATTTCATAACTAGAACTCTGAGCAGAACTTTCATGAAGACGAGAAGCAAGACGAGAGTAGAGTTGGAAGATGTAGACAAGACGCATACTTGGGTTGCCGGAGAGAAGAAAGAGAGCAACGACAATGAATAG
- a CDS encoding CBS domain-containing protein: MVAAAGGLKAGDLVRRPPVTILPDETLLDAVDRLAQHNIGALVVVRREEPDVALAVISERDVVRALNMRMALSTPVEAFMSRGVISVEADEPLSRAAELMWRYNVRHLVVTKGGRLYGVISVRDLLRPDALRSLCKP, encoded by the coding sequence ATGGTGGCCGCCGCCGGAGGATTGAAGGCGGGGGACCTCGTCAGGAGGCCTCCCGTCACGATCTTGCCCGACGAGACTCTGCTCGACGCCGTGGATAGGCTGGCCCAGCACAACATAGGCGCCCTCGTCGTCGTCAGGCGCGAGGAGCCCGACGTCGCGCTGGCCGTAATATCCGAGAGGGACGTGGTGCGGGCGCTGAACATGAGGATGGCCCTCTCGACGCCGGTGGAGGCCTTCATGTCGCGCGGGGTGATCTCGGTCGAGGCCGACGAGCCGCTGTCGAGGGCCGCGGAGCTCATGTGGAGGTACAACGTGAGGCATCTGGTGGTGACCAAGGGCGGGAGGCTGTACGGCGTAATATCCGTGAGGGATCTCCTGAGGCCCGACGCGCTGAGGTCGCTCTGCAAGCCTTAA
- a CDS encoding Zn-ribbon domain-containing OB-fold protein, producing MTSALFKALAEGRLVGSYCPRCGAYYFPPLPMCPKCRGDVQTVDVPRRGTVLTYSEVYVSNGLYEPPYYVAVAQFGGFKVPGRVEGPVEIGDEVEWRVVEIGRPPGRWYVFKKAGP from the coding sequence ATGACCAGCGCGTTGTTTAAGGCCCTCGCCGAGGGGAGGCTCGTCGGCTCGTACTGCCCCAGATGCGGCGCCTACTACTTCCCGCCGCTCCCCATGTGCCCCAAATGCAGAGGCGACGTGCAGACGGTCGACGTGCCGAGGAGGGGGACCGTCCTCACTTACAGCGAGGTCTACGTCTCTAACGGCCTCTACGAACCTCCCTACTACGTGGCCGTGGCGCAGTTCGGCGGCTTCAAGGTGCCGGGCCGCGTCGAGGGGCCTGTGGAGATAGGCGACGAGGTCGAGTGGCGAGTGGTCGAGATAGGGAGGCCGCCGGGGCGGTGGTACGTCTTCAAGAAAGCCGGGCCGTGA
- a CDS encoding CBS domain-containing protein, whose protein sequence is MPKVLDLVKRRPVTARPEDSVGDVVRLMAENNIGSVVLVDGAGRPVGIVTERDVVRGLARGAGLQDAVRSIATMGDLVTARADEDIYVALRKMRGRGIRHLVVVDDSGVLVGVISVRDLLEDPALKHLGEKTWWPPPED, encoded by the coding sequence ATGCCTAAGGTGCTCGATCTAGTGAAGAGGCGCCCCGTGACCGCGAGGCCCGAGGACTCGGTGGGGGACGTCGTGAGGCTCATGGCCGAGAACAACATAGGCTCGGTGGTCCTCGTCGACGGCGCGGGGAGGCCCGTGGGGATAGTGACCGAGAGGGACGTAGTGCGGGGCCTGGCTAGGGGCGCCGGCTTGCAAGACGCGGTGAGGTCCATAGCGACTATGGGGGATCTCGTCACGGCGAGGGCCGACGAGGACATATACGTCGCGTTGAGGAAGATGAGGGGGAGGGGCATAAGGCATCTCGTCGTGGTCGACGACTCGGGCGTCCTCGTGGGCGTGATATCCGTGAGGGACCTCCTCGAGGACCCAGCGTTGAAGCACCTGGGCGAGAAGACATGGTGGCCGCCGCCGGAGGATTGA